In a single window of the Halomicroarcula saliterrae genome:
- a CDS encoding DUF309 domain-containing protein, with amino-acid sequence MDDHTRDDSVGPPAGSPTGWRADGQWEHATLRRAVVHGIRLYNDGDFHESHDCFEDEWYNYGRGSTESKFLHGMVQVAAGAYKHFDFENDDGMRSLFRTSLQYFRGVPNDYYGVDVLDVRTVVTNALDDPTVLHGWKIRLDDGYPVADETDYAYAAKL; translated from the coding sequence ATGGACGACCACACGCGCGACGACAGCGTCGGCCCGCCGGCGGGGAGCCCGACGGGGTGGCGAGCGGACGGGCAGTGGGAGCACGCCACGCTCAGGCGGGCCGTCGTCCACGGGATCCGCCTGTACAACGACGGCGACTTCCACGAATCGCACGACTGCTTCGAGGACGAGTGGTACAACTACGGCCGCGGCAGCACCGAGAGCAAGTTCCTCCACGGGATGGTGCAGGTGGCCGCCGGCGCGTACAAGCACTTCGACTTCGAGAACGACGACGGGATGCGGTCGCTGTTTCGGACGTCGCTGCAATACTTCCGGGGCGTACCAAACGATTATTACGGAGTAGACGTGCTCGACGTGCGAACGGTGGTCACGAACGCGCTCGACGACCCGACGGTGTTACACGGCTGGAAGATCCGCCTCGACGACGGCTACCCGGTCGCCGACGAGACTGATTACGCGTACGCAGCGAAGCTATAA
- a CDS encoding inositol monophosphatase family protein, with amino-acid sequence MPDAHHRAAVAERAARAGGVVARQQFRGDVAVETKTSKNDFVTETDRDAQAQVVATVREEFPGDRFLCEEELVTRSGPETAETPPTGVDSVPETGAAWVVDPIDGTTNFVRGLRTWATSVAALSDGETVGAATYMPSMGDLYAVGPESATRDGATLSVSERTDPETFVVTPVGWWEMDDRAEFGRLCTAVAERFGDMRRIGSFQATLAFIADGALDGAVCPTRTNPWDTLAGVYMVRQAGGTVTDLEGERWRHDSVGLVASNGQAHDELVAAANAALD; translated from the coding sequence ATGCCTGATGCACACCACCGTGCCGCAGTCGCAGAGCGGGCCGCCAGAGCCGGGGGCGTCGTCGCTCGCCAACAGTTCCGTGGCGACGTCGCGGTCGAGACCAAAACGAGCAAGAACGACTTCGTGACCGAGACCGACCGCGACGCCCAGGCACAGGTCGTCGCGACCGTGCGAGAGGAGTTCCCCGGCGACCGGTTTCTCTGTGAGGAGGAACTGGTCACGCGGTCCGGTCCCGAGACGGCCGAGACGCCGCCGACGGGCGTCGATTCGGTGCCCGAGACCGGCGCCGCGTGGGTCGTCGACCCCATCGACGGGACCACGAACTTCGTGCGGGGGCTCCGGACGTGGGCGACGAGCGTGGCCGCGCTCTCCGACGGGGAGACGGTCGGGGCCGCGACGTACATGCCGTCGATGGGCGACCTCTACGCGGTGGGTCCGGAGAGCGCGACCCGGGACGGCGCGACGCTGTCGGTGAGCGAGCGCACCGACCCGGAGACGTTCGTCGTCACCCCCGTCGGCTGGTGGGAGATGGACGACCGCGCCGAGTTCGGCCGGCTGTGTACGGCCGTCGCCGAGCGCTTTGGCGACATGCGACGCATCGGCAGCTTCCAGGCGACCCTCGCGTTCATCGCCGACGGCGCACTCGACGGGGCCGTCTGTCCGACGCGGACGAACCCGTGGGACACCTTGGCCGGTGTCTACATGGTCCGACAGGCCGGCGGCACCGTCACCGACCTGGAGGGCGAGCGCTGGCGCCACGACAGCGTCGGGCTGGTCGCCTCGAACGGCCAGGCCCACGACGAACTGGTCGCAGCGGCCAACGCCGCGCTGGACTGA
- a CDS encoding DUF63 family protein — protein sequence MNTYERLSEEYGPARLWVASFVAIVVGTAAAAVAMPTRVWDRFLWHFFWGPVYADAKSAGCAVMTDSGPEPLYQGCEAAAAGGRVVAEPGYTIVSEVGYMLILVYMLVGVYLLLERLDVAEDPNLYFAFVPFMLLGGALRVVEDGTDRAVEVGMEPLVQYPLSSLIISPVIYGTVFLVTLMSLLACLELDRRGVVDSYYRATAGVGVALVVFTLAYLTAGALTTGYSTLYPSVLVSTVAIASGLSYGLYWLFANYAPEVNSGTGYIGLLVIWGHAIDGVANVLLADWLDLLNVPLTYYPKHPANAFIISTTEALQPAGLTAAIGTSWPFLVVKLAVASLVVWLFNEEFLDESPRYALLLLIAVTAVGLGPGTRDMLRATFGI from the coding sequence ATGAACACGTACGAGCGACTCAGCGAGGAGTACGGGCCCGCCCGGCTCTGGGTCGCCTCCTTCGTCGCCATCGTGGTCGGCACCGCGGCCGCGGCGGTCGCGATGCCGACACGCGTCTGGGACCGCTTCCTCTGGCACTTCTTCTGGGGCCCGGTGTACGCCGACGCGAAGTCAGCGGGCTGTGCGGTGATGACCGACAGCGGCCCCGAGCCGCTCTACCAGGGGTGTGAGGCCGCCGCCGCGGGCGGTCGTGTCGTCGCCGAACCCGGCTACACCATCGTCTCCGAGGTGGGGTACATGCTCATCCTGGTGTACATGCTCGTCGGCGTCTACCTCCTGCTCGAACGCCTCGACGTCGCCGAGGACCCAAACCTCTACTTCGCGTTCGTCCCGTTCATGCTGCTCGGTGGCGCGCTACGCGTCGTCGAGGACGGCACTGACCGCGCCGTGGAAGTCGGCATGGAGCCCCTCGTCCAGTACCCCCTGAGCTCGCTCATCATCAGCCCGGTCATCTACGGCACCGTCTTCCTCGTGACGCTGATGTCGTTGCTGGCCTGTCTGGAACTCGACCGCCGCGGCGTCGTCGACAGCTACTACCGAGCCACCGCCGGCGTGGGCGTCGCACTGGTCGTGTTCACGCTCGCCTACCTCACCGCGGGCGCGCTGACGACGGGGTACTCGACGCTGTACCCGTCCGTGCTCGTCTCGACGGTGGCTATCGCGTCGGGGCTCTCCTACGGGCTCTACTGGCTGTTCGCGAACTACGCCCCCGAGGTCAACAGCGGCACCGGCTACATCGGCCTGCTGGTCATCTGGGGCCACGCCATCGACGGCGTCGCCAACGTCCTGCTGGCCGACTGGCTCGACCTCCTGAACGTCCCGCTGACCTACTACCCGAAACACCCCGCCAACGCGTTCATCATCTCGACGACTGAAGCGCTCCAGCCGGCCGGCCTCACCGCCGCCATCGGCACCTCCTGGCCCTTCCTCGTCGTGAAACTCGCCGTCGCCTCGCTGGTCGTCTGGCTGTTCAACGAGGAGTTCCTCGACGAGAGTCCGCGCTACGCGCTACTCCTGCTCATCGCCGTCACCGCCGTCGGACTCGGCCCCGGCACGAGGGACATGCTGCGGGCCACGTTCGGTATCTGA
- a CDS encoding YcaO-like family protein translates to MTTVEVVGSGPAVESLVAALGDSPATVRRADDPLVTPADLAVVVDQVTSERFETAGDRARELATPWVAVELGGIGGVPVADASVAGFGPGTGCYRCLTERVRANVDQRQPPAEAPASGTQRFAGAVAGRRIEQALAGTGALAGTVVELPHTERQFLPVPGCSCGGSRTWTLRHGGDPEYEREALDRAEGGLDERVGIVSEVGEAESFPAPYYLATVADTDRFSDVTAPQQAAGVASDWDTAFMKALGESYERYAAGVYRADGLPRGAAEQVADAVRPSAFVRPDDWPVDAELHWLPAEHLGTTREVDVPAETVLYPPPTRMVRPPVTTGLGLGGSETDALLSGLYEVVERDAAMLSWYSTYEPLEIVVENADGFDTLRRRARSEGLDATALLLTQDVDVPVVAVALHGEAWPEFAIGSSAGLDPEAAAVGALEEALQNWLELRGMGRDGASDASGAIGHYAGRPDAVSSLTDAATAVPLSSIGPDTVPEGAAELSTLVERVTEAGLDPYATRLTTPDLEQLGFEAVRVLCPSAQPLFFEDAYFGERAERVPEELGFEPRLDRAHHPFP, encoded by the coding sequence ATGACTACTGTCGAAGTCGTCGGGAGCGGCCCGGCGGTCGAGTCTCTCGTCGCGGCGCTGGGCGATAGCCCCGCCACCGTTCGCCGGGCGGACGACCCGCTCGTAACGCCCGCCGACCTCGCGGTCGTGGTCGACCAGGTCACCTCGGAGCGGTTCGAGACCGCCGGCGACCGGGCGCGCGAACTGGCGACGCCGTGGGTCGCCGTGGAACTCGGGGGTATCGGGGGCGTCCCGGTCGCCGACGCCTCCGTCGCGGGCTTTGGCCCGGGGACCGGCTGTTACCGCTGTCTCACCGAGCGAGTACGCGCGAACGTCGACCAGCGACAGCCGCCCGCCGAGGCGCCCGCGAGCGGGACCCAGCGGTTCGCGGGCGCGGTCGCCGGCCGACGAATCGAGCAGGCGCTCGCGGGGACCGGCGCCCTCGCCGGAACGGTCGTCGAGCTGCCACACACCGAACGGCAGTTCCTCCCCGTTCCGGGGTGTTCCTGTGGCGGGTCCCGGACGTGGACGCTCCGGCACGGCGGGGACCCCGAGTACGAACGCGAGGCCCTCGACAGAGCCGAGGGCGGGCTGGACGAGCGCGTGGGTATCGTCAGCGAGGTCGGCGAAGCCGAGTCCTTTCCGGCGCCGTACTACCTCGCGACGGTGGCCGACACCGACCGCTTCAGCGACGTGACGGCGCCCCAGCAGGCCGCCGGCGTGGCAAGCGACTGGGACACGGCCTTCATGAAGGCGCTCGGCGAGAGCTACGAGCGCTACGCGGCGGGCGTCTACCGCGCCGACGGCCTCCCGCGGGGCGCGGCCGAGCAGGTCGCCGACGCCGTCCGACCGTCGGCCTTTGTCAGGCCCGACGACTGGCCCGTCGACGCGGAGCTACACTGGCTGCCCGCGGAGCATCTGGGGACTACACGGGAGGTCGACGTCCCCGCCGAGACGGTCCTCTATCCGCCGCCGACCCGGATGGTCCGGCCTCCGGTGACGACCGGGCTGGGGCTGGGCGGTTCGGAGACCGACGCGCTCCTGTCGGGGCTGTACGAGGTCGTCGAGCGCGACGCCGCGATGCTGTCGTGGTACTCGACGTACGAGCCACTGGAGATCGTCGTGGAGAACGCCGACGGGTTCGACACGCTCCGCCGTCGCGCCCGCTCGGAGGGGCTGGACGCGACGGCGCTGTTGCTGACACAGGACGTGGACGTGCCGGTCGTCGCCGTGGCCCTGCACGGCGAGGCGTGGCCCGAGTTCGCCATCGGCTCGTCGGCGGGGCTGGACCCGGAGGCCGCCGCTGTCGGCGCGCTGGAGGAGGCGCTACAGAACTGGCTCGAACTACGCGGGATGGGGCGCGACGGTGCGAGCGACGCCTCCGGGGCTATCGGCCACTACGCCGGCCGGCCCGACGCCGTGTCGTCGCTCACCGACGCGGCGACCGCGGTTCCGCTCTCCAGTATCGGTCCGGACACCGTCCCGGAGGGAGCGGCCGAGCTGTCGACGCTCGTCGAGCGGGTGACCGAGGCCGGACTCGACCCGTACGCGACTCGGCTCACGACCCCGGACCTCGAACAGCTGGGGTTCGAGGCCGTTCGAGTGCTGTGTCCCAGCGCCCAGCCGCTGTTCTTCGAGGACGCGTACTTCGGCGAGCGAGCCGAGCGGGTCCCGGAAGAGCTGGGCTTCGAACCGCGGCTGGACCGGGCGCACCACCCGTTCCCGTAG
- the tbsP gene encoding transcriptional regulator TbsP, with amino-acid sequence MSTTLLQDDIGSMLSSVFDETDTPIYVVNPSQETISSLMSTLERQDGAPEVRVLADERTLKDVMDDFLVASTAADLVEAGTLSMRLLDTVPNHSVAVTADGVYALVTIGDIVGGLGTDDDEFVDDAAEYYESTWENAAEYTLRTPAISRVRSTLETEIGPETAEDFDSVLGSLATARGDGDGLDEVTISLLVAARNNELLYDISKWGEDVGLASKATFSRTKTKLEDMGLIDTEKVPIDVGRPRLRLMLGDERLEDADGDELATVAQSILAA; translated from the coding sequence ATGAGTACCACCCTACTGCAAGATGACATCGGTTCGATGCTATCCTCGGTGTTCGACGAGACAGACACGCCGATTTACGTGGTCAACCCCTCGCAGGAGACGATTTCGTCGCTGATGTCGACGCTGGAGCGACAGGACGGTGCCCCCGAAGTCCGCGTGCTCGCGGACGAGCGAACGCTGAAAGACGTGATGGACGACTTCCTCGTCGCGAGTACGGCGGCCGACCTCGTCGAGGCCGGCACACTGTCGATGCGACTGCTCGATACGGTGCCGAACCACTCGGTCGCCGTGACGGCCGACGGCGTCTACGCGCTCGTCACCATCGGCGACATCGTCGGCGGACTCGGCACCGACGACGACGAGTTCGTCGACGACGCGGCGGAGTACTACGAGAGCACGTGGGAGAACGCGGCGGAGTACACGCTCCGGACCCCCGCCATCTCTCGCGTCCGCTCGACGCTGGAGACGGAGATCGGCCCGGAGACCGCCGAGGACTTCGACAGCGTGCTCGGCTCGCTGGCGACCGCCCGCGGCGACGGCGACGGTCTCGACGAGGTGACCATCAGCCTGCTCGTCGCTGCCCGCAACAACGAACTGCTGTACGACATCAGCAAGTGGGGCGAGGACGTCGGGCTCGCGAGCAAGGCGACCTTCTCGCGGACGAAGACGAAGCTGGAGGACATGGGCCTCATCGACACCGAGAAAGTCCCCATCGACGTGGGCCGACCGCGACTGCGTCTGATGCTGGGCGACGAGCGCCTCGAAGACGCCGACGGCGACGAGCTGGCGACGGTCGCACAGAGCATCCTGGCAGCCTAG
- the glyA gene encoding serine hydroxymethyltransferase, giving the protein MSYDTVRETDPAVADALEGERARQNDTLAMIASENHVSEAVMEAQSSELTNKYAEGYPGERYYGGCEYADDVEQLAIDRAKELWGADHINVQPHSGSQANMGVYLGVLEPGDKILSLDLTHGGHLSHGHPANFAGQVYEVEQYEVDEETGYVDYEGLHEHAEEYEPDIIVSGYSAYPREVDFARIQEAADAVDAYHLADIAHITGLVAAGVHESPVGVADFVTGSTHKTIRAGRGGIIMCDDEYADDIDAAVFPGSQGGPLMHNVAGKAVGFKEALEPEFEAYAQQTVDNAVALGDRLKEHGLDLVSDGTDNHLVLVDLRPSHPDTTGKDVEAALEDAGIVLNANTVPGETRSAFNPSGIRAGTPGLTTRGFDEDDCREVADLIYDVVEAPHDDDVVAEVGERVDELTDEYPLYE; this is encoded by the coding sequence ATGAGCTACGACACCGTCCGCGAGACGGACCCTGCTGTTGCAGACGCGCTCGAAGGTGAGCGGGCTCGCCAGAACGACACGCTGGCGATGATCGCCTCGGAGAACCACGTCTCCGAGGCCGTCATGGAGGCCCAGAGCTCCGAACTCACGAACAAGTACGCCGAGGGCTACCCCGGCGAGCGCTACTACGGCGGCTGTGAGTACGCCGACGACGTAGAGCAACTGGCCATCGACCGCGCCAAAGAGCTGTGGGGCGCCGACCACATCAACGTCCAGCCGCATTCGGGCTCGCAGGCGAACATGGGGGTCTACCTCGGTGTGCTCGAACCCGGTGACAAGATTCTCTCGCTGGACCTGACCCACGGCGGTCATCTCTCTCACGGTCACCCGGCGAACTTCGCCGGGCAGGTGTACGAGGTCGAGCAGTACGAGGTCGACGAGGAGACGGGCTACGTCGACTACGAGGGCCTGCACGAACACGCCGAGGAGTACGAGCCGGACATCATCGTCTCGGGCTACTCGGCGTACCCCCGGGAAGTCGACTTCGCGCGCATTCAGGAGGCGGCCGACGCCGTCGACGCCTACCACCTCGCCGACATCGCTCACATCACCGGACTCGTCGCCGCCGGCGTCCACGAGTCGCCGGTCGGCGTCGCCGACTTCGTCACCGGTTCGACGCACAAGACGATCCGCGCCGGCCGCGGTGGCATCATCATGTGCGACGACGAGTACGCCGACGACATCGACGCCGCCGTCTTCCCCGGCTCGCAGGGCGGTCCGCTGATGCACAACGTCGCCGGCAAGGCCGTCGGCTTCAAGGAGGCCCTCGAACCCGAGTTCGAGGCGTACGCCCAGCAGACCGTCGACAACGCCGTCGCGCTCGGCGACCGGCTCAAGGAGCACGGCCTCGACCTGGTCTCCGACGGCACCGACAACCACCTCGTGCTCGTCGACCTCCGGCCGTCCCATCCCGACACGACCGGCAAGGACGTGGAGGCCGCACTGGAGGACGCGGGCATCGTGCTGAACGCCAACACCGTCCCCGGCGAGACCCGCTCGGCGTTCAACCCCTCGGGCATCCGCGCGGGCACGCCCGGCCTGACGACGCGTGGCTTCGACGAGGACGACTGCCGCGAGGTCGCGGACCTCATCTACGACGTCGTCGAGGCGCCCCACGACGACGACGTCGTCGCCGAAGTCGGCGAGCGCGTCGACGAACTCACCGACGAGTACCCGCTGTACGAGTAG
- a CDS encoding glycosyltransferase family 2 protein yields the protein MVLDTTLLFATVTLLVWVALVYGCSALWWLLEVFVMGYGWESSDGDAWDLPDIQVRVLTVDAAGVVQGTVNAIPDAVASVEVIAERDIDVDGASVHVVPESFECEATNKGRAVEWARRNVPSDVEYVLYLDEDTIVTDLTGLPDADFVQFSEKPIYTGSRLAYLCEVFRVGYQYEQRAFHRLSYPLYAWGGGFAIRQSVENELTWDVATITEDTNLVWRAADRFDLDYRLVDARFRNQAPPSLRAMFKQRRRWMSGTLTDNHILPLGYQPIAFTRAVTWGFSPVIPLVVVGAGLVPGAGVGLRLFELFSTALLGILFLYMTYGVVGYRKHPLLWPVFLLLTPVAVVLHALGAAWGLLSPIAEFEVTEKVLPETIEAVNDGLEDGDLADHEGTGRLVRNSSSAYDSYLFDD from the coding sequence ATGGTCCTCGATACGACGCTGTTGTTCGCCACGGTCACCCTTCTGGTGTGGGTCGCGCTCGTCTACGGGTGCTCCGCGCTGTGGTGGCTCCTCGAAGTGTTCGTCATGGGATACGGCTGGGAATCGAGTGACGGAGACGCCTGGGACCTGCCCGACATCCAGGTTCGCGTCCTCACGGTCGACGCCGCGGGCGTCGTGCAGGGAACGGTCAACGCGATTCCGGACGCGGTCGCGAGCGTCGAAGTGATCGCCGAGCGCGATATCGACGTCGACGGCGCGTCCGTACACGTCGTGCCGGAGTCCTTCGAGTGCGAGGCGACCAACAAGGGCCGAGCCGTCGAGTGGGCGCGCAGAAACGTTCCCTCTGACGTCGAGTACGTGCTCTATCTGGACGAGGACACCATCGTCACTGACCTGACCGGTCTCCCCGACGCCGACTTCGTCCAGTTCAGCGAGAAACCCATCTACACCGGCTCCCGGTTGGCCTATCTCTGTGAGGTGTTCCGGGTCGGCTACCAGTACGAACAGCGGGCCTTCCACCGGCTGTCCTATCCGCTGTACGCCTGGGGCGGCGGCTTCGCCATCCGGCAGTCGGTCGAGAACGAACTCACGTGGGACGTGGCGACGATAACGGAGGACACGAACCTCGTCTGGCGGGCGGCCGACCGGTTCGACCTCGACTACCGGCTCGTCGACGCTCGCTTCCGGAATCAGGCGCCGCCGTCGCTCCGGGCGATGTTCAAGCAGCGACGGCGCTGGATGTCGGGGACGCTCACGGACAACCACATCCTGCCGCTTGGCTACCAGCCCATCGCCTTTACCCGCGCGGTGACCTGGGGGTTCTCGCCGGTGATTCCGCTCGTGGTCGTGGGCGCCGGTCTCGTTCCCGGAGCCGGGGTCGGCCTCCGACTCTTCGAGCTCTTCTCGACCGCGTTACTCGGAATCCTCTTTCTGTACATGACGTACGGGGTCGTCGGCTACCGCAAGCACCCGCTACTGTGGCCCGTCTTCCTCCTGTTGACGCCGGTCGCAGTCGTGTTGCACGCTCTGGGCGCGGCGTGGGGGCTGCTCAGCCCCATCGCGGAGTTCGAAGTCACCGAGAAGGTCCTGCCGGAGACTATCGAGGCCGTCAACGACGGGTTGGAAGACGGTGACCTGGCCGACCACGAGGGGACCGGCCGCCTGGTCCGCAACTCCTCCAGCGCCTACGACTCCTATCTCTTCGACGACTGA
- a CDS encoding sulfatase-like hydrolase/transferase has protein sequence MARNTDRPNVLLLLTDQERHDLLAPDGIPAETDAIDGLAADGVRFTNAYTPISICSSARASLLSGRYPHRHGVLNNVHERDAVRADLPEDVPTFGTALREAGYENAYVGKWHVGRHKTPEDFGFDYVGGSDQHHDAHLESGLAAHQRDLGVDPDAVEPEDAIYAEFPDSRDLLGATLPIPPAATRSYYNAELTIQRLERLADADGPFFHRVDFQGPHHPYLVPEPYASMYDPEELGAWPSYAETFDGKPQVQENYRSYRGVEDLTWEDWATLRALYMGFMHHIDDQIGRILDALEEFGVADDTVVVHASDHGDFTGGHRQWNKGPFMYDDTYRIPLVVRGPGVAGRGRLCDDLVSLMDLMPTFLELADAPVPEDIDARSLWPTLRGEETDAREAVFAEYHGDEMGFHSQRMIRTERYKYVFNAPDVDELYDLDADPHELQNLVDHPDYRDVRARLRDRLAEWMRETEDPIAEFTTRHLGE, from the coding sequence ATGGCCCGAAACACGGACCGGCCGAACGTGCTCCTCCTGTTGACCGACCAGGAGCGCCACGACCTGCTCGCACCGGACGGCATCCCCGCCGAGACCGACGCTATCGACGGACTCGCCGCCGACGGCGTCCGGTTCACGAACGCGTACACGCCTATCAGCATCTGTAGCAGCGCCCGGGCGTCGCTGCTGTCCGGACGCTACCCACACAGACACGGCGTGCTCAACAACGTCCACGAACGGGACGCGGTCCGGGCGGACCTGCCCGAAGACGTACCGACCTTCGGCACGGCGCTCCGGGAGGCCGGCTACGAGAACGCCTACGTCGGCAAGTGGCACGTCGGCCGTCACAAGACGCCGGAGGACTTCGGGTTCGACTACGTCGGCGGGAGCGACCAGCACCACGACGCCCACCTCGAATCGGGACTGGCGGCCCACCAGCGCGACCTCGGTGTCGACCCGGACGCGGTCGAACCGGAGGACGCGATCTACGCCGAGTTCCCCGACTCGCGCGACCTGCTGGGCGCCACGCTGCCGATTCCCCCGGCGGCCACCCGGAGCTACTACAACGCCGAGCTGACGATTCAGCGGCTGGAGCGACTGGCCGACGCCGACGGCCCCTTTTTCCACCGGGTCGATTTCCAGGGGCCACACCACCCGTATCTGGTCCCGGAGCCCTACGCCTCGATGTACGACCCCGAGGAGCTGGGGGCCTGGCCCTCCTACGCGGAGACTTTCGACGGGAAGCCACAGGTGCAGGAGAACTACCGGTCCTACCGCGGCGTCGAGGACCTGACGTGGGAGGACTGGGCGACGCTCCGCGCGTTGTACATGGGGTTCATGCACCACATCGACGACCAGATCGGTCGCATCCTCGACGCGCTCGAAGAGTTCGGCGTGGCCGACGACACGGTGGTCGTCCACGCCTCCGACCACGGCGATTTCACCGGCGGCCATCGGCAGTGGAACAAGGGCCCGTTCATGTACGACGACACCTACCGCATCCCGCTTGTCGTGCGCGGTCCCGGTGTCGCCGGTCGGGGTCGGCTCTGTGACGACCTCGTCTCGCTCATGGACCTGATGCCGACGTTCCTCGAACTCGCCGACGCGCCGGTACCCGAGGACATCGACGCCCGCAGTCTCTGGCCGACGCTGCGCGGCGAGGAGACCGACGCCCGCGAGGCCGTCTTCGCCGAGTACCACGGCGACGAGATGGGGTTTCACTCTCAGCGGATGATCCGGACCGAGCGGTACAAGTACGTCTTCAACGCGCCCGACGTCGACGAGCTGTACGACCTCGACGCGGACCCCCACGAGCTGCAGAACCTCGTCGACCACCCGGACTACCGCGACGTGCGGGCCCGGTTGCGCGACCGGCTGGCCGAGTGGATGCGCGAGACCGAGGACCCCATCGCGGAGTTCACGACGCGGCATCTCGGCGAGTGA
- a CDS encoding sulfatase — MTGETDRDDPNIVLFVMDTMRGVETVPADPELTPNLAALAESGTEYTDAFTTAPWTLPAHVSLFTGTYPSKHGAHAEHTKFDGELPTIVDAFADAGYETAGISNNVWIAEEFGLTGGFDTFREDGERTDAWSGAGSLGDRLTNAVRESGLGGTAFERLRRLLTGPTDDGAAATVEWVEDWLRGRDSDVPFFLFANCIEPHLEYRPPPAYAREFLPEGWSYDRAMTLRQDPREFDVGEFDYTDEEWSVVQALYAAEIRYLDEQLGRLRDALERAGEWDDTVFVAVSDHGENIGEHGFLGHQYSLYDTVLHVPLVINGGAFSATDTRSERLVQTADLAPTLLDVAGIDAPAVREASQALSFHPVRGDQPRSRVIAEYMQPRPPIEVLESKFDHVPQEIYDYQRSLRAVRTTDYKFVRGSDGSQWLYDLRADPGEKHDISTSSPRTTAGLAADLDRWLGSFDQTDATGSVTVSDATEDRLADLGYL; from the coding sequence ATGACCGGGGAGACCGATCGGGACGACCCCAATATCGTTCTGTTCGTGATGGACACGATGCGCGGGGTCGAGACGGTCCCGGCCGACCCGGAGCTGACCCCGAATCTCGCGGCGCTGGCCGAATCAGGCACCGAGTACACCGACGCGTTCACCACGGCGCCGTGGACGCTCCCCGCCCACGTCTCGCTGTTTACCGGCACTTATCCGTCGAAACACGGGGCCCACGCCGAACACACGAAGTTCGACGGGGAGCTCCCGACCATCGTGGACGCGTTCGCCGACGCGGGCTACGAGACGGCCGGTATCTCGAACAACGTCTGGATCGCCGAGGAGTTCGGCCTCACCGGCGGGTTCGACACCTTCCGTGAGGACGGCGAGCGGACGGACGCCTGGAGCGGTGCCGGCTCGCTCGGTGACCGGCTCACCAACGCCGTTCGCGAGAGCGGACTGGGCGGGACGGCGTTCGAGCGCCTGCGCAGGCTTCTGACTGGCCCGACCGACGACGGGGCCGCGGCGACGGTCGAGTGGGTCGAGGACTGGTTGCGGGGCCGCGACAGCGACGTGCCCTTCTTTCTCTTTGCCAACTGTATCGAGCCGCACCTGGAGTACCGGCCGCCGCCGGCCTACGCCCGCGAGTTCCTGCCCGAGGGGTGGAGCTACGACCGGGCGATGACGCTCAGACAGGACCCCCGGGAGTTCGACGTCGGCGAGTTCGACTACACCGACGAGGAGTGGAGCGTCGTGCAGGCGCTCTACGCGGCGGAGATACGGTACCTCGACGAACAGCTCGGTCGGCTCCGCGACGCCCTCGAACGCGCGGGGGAGTGGGACGACACCGTGTTCGTGGCGGTCAGCGACCACGGGGAGAACATCGGGGAACACGGCTTTCTGGGTCACCAGTACAGCCTCTACGACACGGTCTTGCACGTCCCGCTCGTCATCAACGGCGGTGCGTTCTCGGCGACGGACACGCGGAGCGAGCGGCTGGTCCAGACGGCGGACCTGGCGCCGACGCTGCTGGACGTGGCCGGCATCGACGCACCGGCGGTCCGCGAGGCGTCTCAGGCTCTCTCGTTTCATCCAGTCAGGGGCGACCAGCCGCGTTCGCGCGTCATCGCCGAGTACATGCAGCCGCGGCCGCCTATCGAGGTCCTCGAATCGAAGTTCGACCACGTTCCCCAGGAGATATACGACTACCAGCGCTCGCTGCGGGCCGTCCGGACGACCGATTACAAGTTCGTCCGCGGCTCCGACGGCAGCCAGTGGCTGTACGACCTCCGGGCGGACCCCGGTGAGAAACACGACATCTCGACGTCCAGCCCTCGCACGACCGCCGGGCTGGCCGCCGACCTCGACAGATGGCTGGGGAGCTTCGACCAGACCGACGCCACCGGCAGTGTCACTGTCTCCGACGCCACCGAAGACAGGCTCGCCGACCTCGGGTACCTCTGA